One region of Pan paniscus chromosome 5, NHGRI_mPanPan1-v2.0_pri, whole genome shotgun sequence genomic DNA includes:
- the GPR63 gene encoding probable G-protein coupled receptor 63 has protein sequence MVFSAVLTAFHTGTSNTTFVVYENTYVNITLPPPFQHPDLSPLLRYSFETMAPTGLSSLTVNSTAVPTTPAAFKSLNLPLQITLSAIMIFILFVSFLGNLVVCLMVYQKAAMRSAINILLASLAFADMLLAVLNMPFALVTILTTRWIFGKFFCRVSAMFFWLFVIEGVAILLIISIDRFLIIVQRQDKLNPYRAKVLIAVSWATSFCVAFPLAVGNPDLQIPSRAPQCVFGYTTNPGYQAYVILISLISFFIPFLVILYSFMGILNTLRHNALRIHSYPEGICLSQASKLGLMSLQRPFQMSIDMGFKTRAFTTILILFAVFIVCWAPFTTYSLVATFSKHFYYQHNFFEISTWLLWLCYLKSALNPLIYYWRIKKFHDACLDMMPKSFKFLPQLPGHTRRRIRPSAVYVCGEHRTVV, from the coding sequence ATGGTCTTCTCGGCAGTGTTGACTGCGTTCCATACCGGGACATCCAACACAACATTTGTCGTGTATGAAAACACCTACGTGAATATTACACTCCCTCCACCATTCCAGCATCCTGACCTCAGTCCATTGCTTAGATATAGTTTTGAAACCATGGCTCCCACTGGTTTGAGTTCCTTGACAGTGAATAGTACAGCTGTGCCCACAACACCAGCAGCATTTAAGAGCCTAAACTTGCCTCTTCAGATCACCCTTTCTGCTATAATGATATTCATTCTGTTTGTGTCTTTTCTTGGGAACTTGGTTGTTTGCCTCATGGTTTACCAAAAAGCTGCCATGAGGTCTGCAATTAACATCCTCCTTGCCAGCCTAGCTTTTGCAGACATGTTGCTTGCAGTGCTGAACATGCCCTTTGCCCTGGTAACTATTCTTACTACCCGATGGATTTTTGGGAAATTCTTCTGTAGGGTATCTGCTATGTTTTTCTGGTTATTTGTGATAGAAGGTGTAGCCATCCTGCTCATCATTAGCATAGATAGGTTCCTTATTATAGTCCAGAGGCAGGATAAGCTAAACCCATATAGAGCTAAGGTTCTGATTGCAGTTTCTTGGGCAACTTCCTTTTGTGTAGCTTTTCCTTTAGCCGTAGGAAACCCCGACCTGCAGATACCTTCCCGAGCTCCCCAGTGTGTGTTTGGGTACACAACCAATCCAGGCTACCAGGCTTATGTGATTTtgatttctctcatttctttcttcataCCCTTCCTGGTAATACTGTACTCATTTATGGGCATACTCAACACCCTTCGGCACAATGCCTTGAGGATCCATAGCTACCCTGAAGGTATATGCCTCAGCCAGGCCAGCAAACTGGGTCTCATGAGTCTGCAGAGACCTTTCCAGATGAGCATTGACATGGGCTTTAAAACACGTGCCTTCACCACTATTTTGATTCTCTTTGCTGTCTTCATTGTCTGCTGGGCCCCATTCACCACTTACAGCCTTGTGGCAACATTCAGTAAGCACTTTTACTATCAGCACAACTTTTTTGAGATTAGCACCTGGCTACTGTGGCTCTGCTACCTCAAGTCTGCATTGAATCCGCTGATCTACTACTGGAGGATTAAGAAATTCCATGATGCTTGCCTGGACATGATGCCTAAGTCCTTCAAGTTTTTGCCGCAGCTCCCTGGTCACACAAGGCGACGGATACGTCCTAGTGCTGTCTATGTGTGTGGGGAACATCGGACGGTGGTGTGA